One window from the genome of Nomascus leucogenys isolate Asia chromosome 12, Asia_NLE_v1, whole genome shotgun sequence encodes:
- the SERINC2 gene encoding serine incorporator 2 isoform X1, translating to MDGRMMRSMRLREEESPGPSHTASCLCGSAPCILCSCCPASRNSTVSRLIFTFFLFLGVLVSIIMLSPGVESQLYKLPWVCEEGAGIPTVLQGHIDCGSLLGYRAVYRMCFATAAFFFFFTLLMLCVNSSRDPRAAIQNGFWFFKFLILVGLTVGAFYIPDGSFTNIWFYFGVVGSFLFILIQLVLLIDFAHSWNQRWLGKAEECDSRAWYAGLFFFTLLFYLLSIAAVALMFIYYTEPGGCHEGKVFISLNLTFCVCVSIAAVLPKVQDAQPNSGLLQASVITLYTMFVTWSALSSVPEQKCNPHLPTQLGNETVVAGPEGYETQWWDAPSIVGLIIFLLCTLFISVRSSDHRQVNSLMQTEECPPMLDATQQQQQVAACEGRAFDNEQDGVTYSYSFFHFCLVLASLHVMMTLTNWYKPGETRKMISTWTAVWVKICASWAGLLLYLWTLVAPLLLRNRDFS from the exons ATGGATGGAAGGATG atgagaagcaTGAGACTGAGAGAGGAGGAGTCACCGGGACCCAGCCACACA GCGTCCTGCCTCTGCGGCTCTGCCCCCTGCATCCTGTGCAGCTGCTGCCCCGCCAGCCGCAACTCCACCGTGAGCCGCCTCATCTTCACgttcttcctcttcctggggGTGCTGGTGTCCATCATTATGCTGAGCCCGGGCGTGGAGAGTCAGCTCTACAAG CTGCCCTGGGTGTGTGAGGAGGGGGCCGGGATCCCCACCGTCCTGCAGGGCCACATCGACTGTGGCTCCCTGCTTGGCTACCGCGCTGTCTACCGCATGTGCTTCGCCACGGcggccttcttcttcttcttcacgCTGCTCATGCTCTGCGTGAACAGCAGCCGGGACCCCCGGGCTGCCATCCAGAATGG GTTTTGGTTCTTTAAGTTCCTGATCCTGGTGGGCCTCACCGTGGGTGCCTTCTACATCCCTGATGGCTCCTTCACCAACA tCTGGTTCTACTTTGGCGTCGTGGGCTCCTTCCTCTTCATCCTCATCCAGCTGGTGCTGCTCATCGACTTTGCGCACTCCTGGAACCAGCGGTGGCTGGGCAAGGCCGAGGAGTGCGATTCCCGCGCCTGGTATGCAG GCCTCTTCTTCTTCACTCTCCTCTTCTACTTGCTGTCGATCGCGGCCGTGGCACTGATGTTCATCTACTACACTGAGCCCGGCGGCTGCCACGAGGGCAAGGTCTTCATCAGCCTCAACCTCACCTTCTGTGTCTGCGTGTCCATCGCTGCTGTCCTGCCCAAGGTGCAG GATGCCCAGCCCAACTCGGGTCTGCTGCAGGCCTCCGTCATCACCCTCTACACCATGTTTGTCACCTGGTCAGCCCTATCCAGTGTCCCTG AACAGAAATGCAACCCCCACTTGCCAACCCAGCTGGGCAATGAGACGGTCGTGGCAGGCCCCGAGGGCTATGAGACCCAGTGGTGGGATGCCCCGAGCATTGTGGGCCTCATCATCTTCCTCCTGTGCACGCTCTTCATCAG TGTGCGCTCCTCAGACCACCGGCAGGTGAACAGCCTGATGCAGACCGAGGAGTGCCCACCTATGCTAGACGCcacgcagcagcagcagcaggtggcGGCCTGTGAAGGCCGGGCCTTTGACAACGAGCAGGACGGCGTCACCTACAGCTACTCCTTCTTCCACTTCTGCCTGGTGCTGGCCTCACTGCACGTCATGATGACGCTCACCAACTGGTACAA GCCCGGCGAGACCCGGAAGATGATCAGCACGTGGACCGCTGTGTGGGTGAAGATCTGTGCCAGCTGGGCAGGGCTGCTCCTCTACCTGTGGACCCTGGTAGCCCCACTCCTCCTGCGCAACCGCGACTTCAGCTGA
- the SERINC2 gene encoding serine incorporator 2 isoform X3 — MLSPGVESQLYKLPWVCEEGAGIPTVLQGHIDCGSLLGYRAVYRMCFATAAFFFFFTLLMLCVNSSRDPRAAIQNGFWFFKFLILVGLTVGAFYIPDGSFTNIWFYFGVVGSFLFILIQLVLLIDFAHSWNQRWLGKAEECDSRAWYAGLFFFTLLFYLLSIAAVALMFIYYTEPGGCHEGKVFISLNLTFCVCVSIAAVLPKVQDAQPNSGLLQASVITLYTMFVTWSALSSVPEQKCNPHLPTQLGNETVVAGPEGYETQWWDAPSIVGLIIFLLCTLFISVRSSDHRQVNSLMQTEECPPMLDATQQQQQVAACEGRAFDNEQDGVTYSYSFFHFCLVLASLHVMMTLTNWYKPGETRKMISTWTAVWVKICASWAGLLLYLWTLVAPLLLRNRDFS, encoded by the exons ATGCTGAGCCCGGGCGTGGAGAGTCAGCTCTACAAG CTGCCCTGGGTGTGTGAGGAGGGGGCCGGGATCCCCACCGTCCTGCAGGGCCACATCGACTGTGGCTCCCTGCTTGGCTACCGCGCTGTCTACCGCATGTGCTTCGCCACGGcggccttcttcttcttcttcacgCTGCTCATGCTCTGCGTGAACAGCAGCCGGGACCCCCGGGCTGCCATCCAGAATGG GTTTTGGTTCTTTAAGTTCCTGATCCTGGTGGGCCTCACCGTGGGTGCCTTCTACATCCCTGATGGCTCCTTCACCAACA tCTGGTTCTACTTTGGCGTCGTGGGCTCCTTCCTCTTCATCCTCATCCAGCTGGTGCTGCTCATCGACTTTGCGCACTCCTGGAACCAGCGGTGGCTGGGCAAGGCCGAGGAGTGCGATTCCCGCGCCTGGTATGCAG GCCTCTTCTTCTTCACTCTCCTCTTCTACTTGCTGTCGATCGCGGCCGTGGCACTGATGTTCATCTACTACACTGAGCCCGGCGGCTGCCACGAGGGCAAGGTCTTCATCAGCCTCAACCTCACCTTCTGTGTCTGCGTGTCCATCGCTGCTGTCCTGCCCAAGGTGCAG GATGCCCAGCCCAACTCGGGTCTGCTGCAGGCCTCCGTCATCACCCTCTACACCATGTTTGTCACCTGGTCAGCCCTATCCAGTGTCCCTG AACAGAAATGCAACCCCCACTTGCCAACCCAGCTGGGCAATGAGACGGTCGTGGCAGGCCCCGAGGGCTATGAGACCCAGTGGTGGGATGCCCCGAGCATTGTGGGCCTCATCATCTTCCTCCTGTGCACGCTCTTCATCAG TGTGCGCTCCTCAGACCACCGGCAGGTGAACAGCCTGATGCAGACCGAGGAGTGCCCACCTATGCTAGACGCcacgcagcagcagcagcaggtggcGGCCTGTGAAGGCCGGGCCTTTGACAACGAGCAGGACGGCGTCACCTACAGCTACTCCTTCTTCCACTTCTGCCTGGTGCTGGCCTCACTGCACGTCATGATGACGCTCACCAACTGGTACAA GCCCGGCGAGACCCGGAAGATGATCAGCACGTGGACCGCTGTGTGGGTGAAGATCTGTGCCAGCTGGGCAGGGCTGCTCCTCTACCTGTGGACCCTGGTAGCCCCACTCCTCCTGCGCAACCGCGACTTCAGCTGA
- the SERINC2 gene encoding serine incorporator 2 isoform X2 has product MGACLGACSLLSCASCLCGSAPCILCSCCPASRNSTVSRLIFTFFLFLGVLVSIIMLSPGVESQLYKLPWVCEEGAGIPTVLQGHIDCGSLLGYRAVYRMCFATAAFFFFFTLLMLCVNSSRDPRAAIQNGFWFFKFLILVGLTVGAFYIPDGSFTNIWFYFGVVGSFLFILIQLVLLIDFAHSWNQRWLGKAEECDSRAWYAGLFFFTLLFYLLSIAAVALMFIYYTEPGGCHEGKVFISLNLTFCVCVSIAAVLPKVQDAQPNSGLLQASVITLYTMFVTWSALSSVPEQKCNPHLPTQLGNETVVAGPEGYETQWWDAPSIVGLIIFLLCTLFISVRSSDHRQVNSLMQTEECPPMLDATQQQQQVAACEGRAFDNEQDGVTYSYSFFHFCLVLASLHVMMTLTNWYKPGETRKMISTWTAVWVKICASWAGLLLYLWTLVAPLLLRNRDFS; this is encoded by the exons ATGGGGGCCTGCCTGGGAGCCTGCTCCCTGCTCAGCTGC GCGTCCTGCCTCTGCGGCTCTGCCCCCTGCATCCTGTGCAGCTGCTGCCCCGCCAGCCGCAACTCCACCGTGAGCCGCCTCATCTTCACgttcttcctcttcctggggGTGCTGGTGTCCATCATTATGCTGAGCCCGGGCGTGGAGAGTCAGCTCTACAAG CTGCCCTGGGTGTGTGAGGAGGGGGCCGGGATCCCCACCGTCCTGCAGGGCCACATCGACTGTGGCTCCCTGCTTGGCTACCGCGCTGTCTACCGCATGTGCTTCGCCACGGcggccttcttcttcttcttcacgCTGCTCATGCTCTGCGTGAACAGCAGCCGGGACCCCCGGGCTGCCATCCAGAATGG GTTTTGGTTCTTTAAGTTCCTGATCCTGGTGGGCCTCACCGTGGGTGCCTTCTACATCCCTGATGGCTCCTTCACCAACA tCTGGTTCTACTTTGGCGTCGTGGGCTCCTTCCTCTTCATCCTCATCCAGCTGGTGCTGCTCATCGACTTTGCGCACTCCTGGAACCAGCGGTGGCTGGGCAAGGCCGAGGAGTGCGATTCCCGCGCCTGGTATGCAG GCCTCTTCTTCTTCACTCTCCTCTTCTACTTGCTGTCGATCGCGGCCGTGGCACTGATGTTCATCTACTACACTGAGCCCGGCGGCTGCCACGAGGGCAAGGTCTTCATCAGCCTCAACCTCACCTTCTGTGTCTGCGTGTCCATCGCTGCTGTCCTGCCCAAGGTGCAG GATGCCCAGCCCAACTCGGGTCTGCTGCAGGCCTCCGTCATCACCCTCTACACCATGTTTGTCACCTGGTCAGCCCTATCCAGTGTCCCTG AACAGAAATGCAACCCCCACTTGCCAACCCAGCTGGGCAATGAGACGGTCGTGGCAGGCCCCGAGGGCTATGAGACCCAGTGGTGGGATGCCCCGAGCATTGTGGGCCTCATCATCTTCCTCCTGTGCACGCTCTTCATCAG TGTGCGCTCCTCAGACCACCGGCAGGTGAACAGCCTGATGCAGACCGAGGAGTGCCCACCTATGCTAGACGCcacgcagcagcagcagcaggtggcGGCCTGTGAAGGCCGGGCCTTTGACAACGAGCAGGACGGCGTCACCTACAGCTACTCCTTCTTCCACTTCTGCCTGGTGCTGGCCTCACTGCACGTCATGATGACGCTCACCAACTGGTACAA GCCCGGCGAGACCCGGAAGATGATCAGCACGTGGACCGCTGTGTGGGTGAAGATCTGTGCCAGCTGGGCAGGGCTGCTCCTCTACCTGTGGACCCTGGTAGCCCCACTCCTCCTGCGCAACCGCGACTTCAGCTGA